The Triticum aestivum cultivar Chinese Spring chromosome 3A, IWGSC CS RefSeq v2.1, whole genome shotgun sequence genome includes a region encoding these proteins:
- the LOC123062463 gene encoding histone H4 gives MSGRGKGGKGLGKGGAKRHRKVLRDNIQGITKPAIRRLARRGGVKRISGLIYEETRGVLKIFLENVIRDAVTYTEHARRKTVTAMDVVYALKRQGRTLYGFGG, from the coding sequence ATGTCGGGGCGCGGCAAGGGCGGCAAGGGGCTCGGCAAGGGCGGCGCGAAGCGCCACCGCAAGGTCCTGCGCGACAACATCCagggcatcaccaagccggcgatcCGGAGGCTGGCCCGGAGGGGCGGCGTGAAGCGCATCTCGgggctcatctacgaggagacccgcggcgtgctcaagatcttcctcgagaacgTCATCCGCGACGCCGTCACCTACACCGAGCACGCCCGCCGCAAGACCGTCACCGCCATGGACGTCGTCTACGCGCTCAAGCGCCAGGGCCGCACCCTCTACGGCTTCGGCGGCTGA